One genomic window of Arthrobacter sp. KBS0703 includes the following:
- a CDS encoding transglycosylase domain-containing protein — MWRTLAVLLAPVLVLQILAFAIAAGFTPSRTAYMLQSRHGVIYEYVGLDHISRFMVAATIAHEDQQLGSRAGAFDWEDLMARAEAYRRGEPDPSGSTIPQQLLKNMFLWEERENPTAIRKALEAGLSTQYSYTLSDQRMLELYLNYAQFGPGLYGICAASWYYFDTPPWAMYEYNAWQLQGVLPLPDLVRRAPHGGIDLGPDAHPAVKNLVNGAANVWLARQLEGMGGMKAAIATVGITDMASDHAAQRGKDSCSTMPQSVRDRLDAEAINPPAPAPVD; from the coding sequence TTGTGGCGGACCCTCGCCGTCCTGCTCGCCCCCGTACTTGTCCTTCAGATTCTGGCGTTCGCCATCGCTGCCGGTTTCACTCCCTCGCGGACCGCCTACATGCTCCAGTCCCGGCATGGCGTCATCTACGAGTACGTCGGTTTGGACCACATCAGCCGTTTCATGGTGGCCGCCACCATCGCCCACGAAGACCAGCAGCTCGGCTCCCGTGCCGGCGCCTTCGACTGGGAAGACCTCATGGCCCGCGCGGAGGCGTACCGGCGGGGAGAGCCTGACCCGAGCGGGTCCACCATCCCGCAGCAGCTGCTCAAAAACATGTTCCTGTGGGAGGAGAGGGAGAATCCGACCGCGATCCGTAAGGCACTGGAGGCTGGCCTCTCCACCCAGTACAGCTACACCCTCTCTGACCAGCGGATGCTCGAGCTGTACCTGAACTACGCGCAGTTCGGCCCCGGCCTGTACGGCATCTGCGCCGCCAGCTGGTACTACTTCGACACGCCTCCGTGGGCCATGTATGAGTACAACGCCTGGCAGCTTCAGGGAGTGCTGCCCCTGCCGGACCTGGTGCGGCGCGCCCCGCACGGAGGCATCGACCTCGGCCCGGACGCCCACCCGGCGGTGAAGAACCTGGTGAACGGTGCCGCCAACGTCTGGCTTGCCCGGCAGCTCGAAGGCATGGGCGGAATGAAGGCCGCCATCGCGACCGTGGGCATCACGGATATGGCCTCTGACCACGCGGCCCAGCGCGGCAAGGACTCCTGCTCCACGATGCCCCAAAGCGTCCGGGATAGGCTGGACGCGGAAGCGATAAATCCGCCGGCGCCTGCGCCGGTCGACTGA
- a CDS encoding cold-shock protein, which produces MATGTVKWFNSEKGFGFIAPDDGSADVFAHYSAIASSGYRSLDENQKVQFDVTQGPKGPQAENIQPL; this is translated from the coding sequence ATGGCAACAGGTACGGTCAAGTGGTTCAACTCCGAAAAGGGCTTTGGTTTCATCGCCCCGGACGACGGAAGCGCTGACGTGTTCGCACACTATTCGGCAATCGCCTCCAGCGGTTACCGCTCCCTCGACGAGAACCAGAAGGTTCAGTTCGACGTTACGCAGGGCCCCAAGGGTCCGCAGGCAGAGAACATCCAGCCGCTCTAA
- a CDS encoding tRNA(His) guanylyltransferase Thg1 family protein codes for MWTAKGFSKYTKGLQRPFDAKFTADMQATALFLCENIDGAHFAYTQSDEISVIISDLAGSNSQQWFGGQVQKIVSTSAALATAKFNRLRPEVENLAFFDGRTHHLNGPGGVLEYLQWRQADAMKNSVGMLASHHFSHRALTGAANARMPSRACRSSRSFAATCRRSPWTTAAPPGRLRPVNSSGTAPMCKVSVPRPRTVCHCTRAMRSSPMSSLTLQMRPWQRNRNRVSVMTANPKQP; via the coding sequence GTGTGGACGGCAAAGGGCTTCTCCAAGTACACCAAGGGGCTGCAACGCCCGTTCGATGCGAAGTTCACCGCTGACATGCAGGCCACAGCCCTGTTCCTGTGCGAGAACATCGACGGTGCGCACTTCGCCTACACCCAAAGCGACGAGATCTCCGTGATCATCTCCGATCTGGCAGGCAGCAACTCCCAGCAGTGGTTCGGCGGGCAGGTCCAGAAGATCGTCTCCACGTCAGCCGCCCTGGCCACAGCGAAGTTCAACCGGCTCCGGCCCGAGGTGGAGAACCTCGCCTTCTTCGACGGACGCACGCACCACCTCAACGGCCCCGGCGGCGTCCTGGAGTACCTGCAGTGGCGCCAGGCAGATGCCATGAAGAACAGCGTCGGCATGCTCGCCTCCCACCACTTCAGCCACCGGGCACTGACCGGGGCGGCCAACGCGAGGATGCCTTCGCGGGCCTGCCGGTCGAGCCGGTCCTTTGCCGCCACATGCCGGCGGAGTCCCTGGACCACGGCCGCGCCGCCCGGGCGGCTCAGGCCGGTGAACTCCAGCGGTACGGCGCCGATGTGCAAGGTCAGCGTGCCGAGGCCGAGGACTGTATGCCATTGCACGAGAGCTATGCGGTCCAGTCCGATGTCCTCGTTGACCCTCCAGATGAGGCCATGGCAGAGGAACAGGAACCGGGTGTCGGTGATGACCGCCAACCCGAAGCAACCCTGA
- a CDS encoding GIY-YIG nuclease family protein, whose protein sequence is MGIPQTIQIYLPQGDPAGIRMAEITTRTVRLFEVPRTLLSDFRSMPESKQVGVYFLFGSTPEGRARAYVGQSGNVGDRIKDHEGKKEFWDKALVAVSLTNSWTSTHVSYMEWQAIRRATVSGRYELENGNDASNPHTPAPLEADCQEYLETISVLITTLGYPLMEPLVQPKGLGQDDGPEMIFVKVRGAELRGYSTSEGIVVLAGSFGRSAAAPSAATSILNYRQRLLDQGTAAIQDGTYTLLRDHLFGSPSTAAAVMIGASVNGRVTWKNASGLTFQQMEDMKLAGAS, encoded by the coding sequence ATGGGCATACCGCAGACGATTCAGATTTACCTCCCCCAGGGCGATCCCGCCGGCATCCGGATGGCGGAGATCACTACACGGACCGTCCGCCTCTTCGAAGTGCCCAGGACGCTGCTGAGCGACTTCCGCTCCATGCCCGAGTCCAAGCAGGTCGGTGTCTACTTCCTGTTCGGCTCCACGCCAGAAGGCCGTGCCCGCGCTTACGTGGGCCAGTCGGGCAACGTAGGTGATCGGATCAAAGACCACGAGGGGAAGAAGGAGTTTTGGGACAAGGCCCTGGTCGCAGTTTCCCTCACCAACTCCTGGACCAGCACCCACGTCAGCTACATGGAGTGGCAGGCGATCCGCAGGGCTACCGTGTCCGGACGGTACGAGCTGGAGAACGGCAACGATGCCTCCAACCCTCATACGCCGGCGCCGCTGGAAGCTGACTGCCAAGAGTACCTTGAGACTATCTCTGTCCTGATCACTACGCTCGGCTACCCGCTGATGGAGCCACTGGTGCAGCCCAAGGGACTGGGACAGGACGACGGCCCGGAGATGATCTTTGTCAAGGTCCGGGGTGCCGAGCTCCGCGGGTACTCGACGTCTGAGGGGATCGTGGTCCTGGCGGGTTCCTTCGGGCGTTCGGCAGCCGCCCCGTCCGCAGCAACCTCCATCCTCAACTACCGTCAGCGGCTGCTCGATCAAGGGACCGCCGCCATCCAGGACGGCACCTACACGCTCCTGAGAGATCACCTGTTCGGTAGTCCCAGCACGGCAGCCGCAGTCATGATCGGTGCCAGCGTCAACGGCCGTGTGACCTGGAAGAATGCTTCCGGACTGACCTTCCAGCAGATGGAGGATATGAAGCTGGCCGGAGCTTCCTAA
- a CDS encoding CCA tRNA nucleotidyltransferase codes for MFEVGAHGHVHSIDIEVYGLSKDEVRKALPGDVNEFGPSFGVFNTSLNGQDFDVALPRQDNKTGDGHRGFVVETDPNMPFDVAFARRDFTMNAMGWDAESGELVDPLGGRADLEAGILRHTGDKFQEDPLRVLRGVQFAGRFNMELAPETAELCREMAPAFHELHKDGIWKQFRKLSAEGTHISKALEALHTSGWEQHFPGLAATRGVPQDLTWHPEGPVHVHLGMAGDQAARIARRDGLDEEETSILVLAAMTHDFGKAHSTKIDEDGRITSGGHHETGVAPAKDFLERIGAPQRFHEKILPLIREHMCHNPGGEATVSASAVRRLLQRLDNAGGGPTLKQWAQLVEADKAGRGEGARRGRNYLPDWLAIADRIGNEKAVGKAMLKGQHLAEAGIPRGPMWAIIVTQSEEAQDDGAFADEEGAREWFAANRDAIMKETTRRLQKAQAASEKKKAAMAIALKARQEEQKAAARAAKAARQAAGS; via the coding sequence TTGTTCGAAGTTGGCGCTCATGGCCACGTTCATTCCATCGACATCGAGGTGTACGGGCTCTCCAAAGATGAGGTCCGGAAGGCCCTGCCCGGGGACGTGAATGAATTTGGCCCGTCCTTCGGGGTCTTCAACACCTCCCTCAACGGCCAGGACTTCGACGTCGCATTGCCCCGCCAGGACAACAAGACCGGCGACGGCCACCGTGGCTTCGTCGTCGAGACCGACCCGAACATGCCCTTCGATGTCGCCTTCGCCCGGCGCGACTTCACCATGAACGCAATGGGCTGGGATGCGGAATCCGGCGAGCTCGTGGATCCGCTCGGCGGCCGCGCCGACCTCGAAGCCGGCATCCTTCGCCACACCGGAGACAAGTTCCAGGAAGACCCTCTAAGGGTGCTCCGCGGTGTCCAATTCGCTGGCCGATTCAACATGGAGCTTGCCCCGGAGACGGCCGAGCTGTGCCGGGAGATGGCGCCGGCGTTCCACGAACTGCACAAGGACGGCATCTGGAAGCAGTTCCGTAAGCTGAGCGCCGAAGGAACCCACATCTCCAAGGCGCTCGAGGCCCTGCACACCTCCGGCTGGGAGCAGCATTTTCCTGGCCTGGCGGCGACCCGCGGGGTCCCCCAGGATTTGACCTGGCATCCGGAAGGGCCCGTGCATGTCCACCTCGGGATGGCGGGTGACCAGGCGGCACGGATCGCCCGCCGTGACGGCCTCGATGAAGAGGAGACGTCCATCCTGGTCCTGGCCGCGATGACCCACGACTTCGGCAAGGCTCATTCCACGAAGATCGACGAAGACGGCAGGATCACCTCCGGCGGCCACCACGAAACGGGGGTCGCCCCGGCCAAAGACTTCCTGGAGCGCATCGGCGCCCCGCAGCGGTTCCACGAGAAGATCCTTCCGCTGATCCGGGAGCACATGTGCCACAACCCCGGCGGCGAGGCCACGGTCAGCGCCTCCGCGGTCCGCCGGCTGCTGCAGCGGCTGGATAACGCCGGCGGCGGTCCCACCCTGAAGCAGTGGGCGCAGCTGGTGGAGGCGGACAAAGCCGGCCGCGGTGAAGGGGCCAGGCGCGGCAGGAACTATCTGCCTGACTGGCTAGCCATCGCGGACCGGATCGGCAACGAGAAGGCTGTCGGCAAGGCAATGCTCAAGGGCCAGCACCTGGCCGAGGCAGGAATCCCGCGCGGACCGATGTGGGCGATCATCGTGACCCAGTCCGAGGAAGCCCAGGACGACGGTGCGTTCGCGGACGAGGAAGGCGCCAGGGAGTGGTTCGCGGCCAACCGCGACGCCATCATGAAGGAGACGACCCGGCGCCTGCAGAAAGCCCAGGCAGCGTCCGAGAAGAAGAAGGCCGCGATGGCGATTGCATTGAAAGCGCGGCAGGAGGAGCAGAAGGCTGCGGCGCGGGCTGCCAAGGCGGCCAGACAGGCGGCTGGATCCTAA
- a CDS encoding ABC transporter permease — MSTTTAPTGRRRAAAPHPREEATGLNFLRAVYAEWLKLTSLRSSYVILTITLLGMVGIGVLSAFAVLAMADGLLDVGGPSGAPGPEVMGEELGVQARGIPASGIAIAQFLIASLSVMQIGSEYGTRMISTTLTAVPRRLTALVAKTIVIAGMSFAVGAAAAVISYAVAQPMLEPKGLNYSITADGVIPSILSTGAYLALIAILGLGIGTLLRNSAGGIMTTLGILIVAPIVLAILSGQNELFMDISRYLPSSAGIEMVAIKTLPDALTQTQGGLVVSAWAAAALAGALVTVKRRDA; from the coding sequence ATGAGCACGACCACCGCACCCACCGGCCGCCGCCGGGCAGCTGCCCCGCATCCCCGGGAGGAGGCCACCGGACTAAACTTCCTGCGGGCCGTCTACGCCGAATGGCTCAAGCTGACCTCGCTGCGCTCCAGCTACGTCATCCTCACGATCACCCTGCTGGGCATGGTCGGCATCGGCGTGCTCAGCGCCTTTGCCGTCCTGGCCATGGCTGACGGGCTCCTTGACGTCGGCGGTCCGTCCGGCGCCCCAGGACCAGAAGTCATGGGCGAGGAGCTTGGGGTGCAGGCGCGCGGCATTCCGGCCTCCGGGATCGCCATTGCCCAGTTCCTCATCGCTTCCCTGTCCGTCATGCAGATCGGCTCCGAATACGGCACCCGGATGATCTCCACCACCCTTACCGCCGTCCCCCGCCGGCTCACCGCACTCGTGGCCAAGACAATCGTCATCGCCGGGATGTCCTTCGCTGTGGGCGCCGCCGCGGCCGTCATCTCCTATGCGGTGGCCCAGCCCATGCTGGAGCCCAAAGGACTGAACTACTCCATCACCGCGGACGGCGTCATTCCGAGCATCCTCAGCACCGGCGCGTACCTTGCACTGATCGCCATCCTGGGACTGGGCATCGGCACCCTCCTGCGAAACAGCGCGGGCGGCATCATGACCACCCTGGGAATTCTGATCGTCGCGCCGATCGTGCTCGCGATCCTGTCGGGGCAGAACGAACTCTTCATGGACATCAGCCGCTATCTGCCCTCCTCTGCAGGCATCGAGATGGTTGCCATCAAGACCCTGCCGGATGCGTTGACACAGACCCAGGGAGGGCTTGTCGTGTCCGCCTGGGCCGCCGCGGCACTGGCCGGAGCGCTGGTGACTGTGAAGCGCCGGGACGCCTGA
- a CDS encoding signal peptidase I, giving the protein MTTTTRPEPTEAAPATGSPNPRFGSRLIDLGITVAFVVAMALVGVCAVLPAVTGGTALTVMTGSMAPNLPPGHILIYHPVDADTLKVGDVIAYQPDDNITGGIPITHRVIDVKSADGHATEVIVQGDANPAPDKPVRPEQIIGKMDYYVPFAGALRLLAFHAGVASLPSILAVGLVSYGIFLFARELLPGRRTAKKKATAASV; this is encoded by the coding sequence ATGACGACTACGACACGTCCCGAACCGACCGAAGCAGCTCCCGCCACAGGCTCCCCAAACCCACGCTTTGGCAGCCGCCTGATCGACCTCGGAATCACCGTAGCCTTCGTCGTGGCGATGGCTCTGGTCGGCGTTTGCGCCGTCCTGCCTGCCGTGACCGGAGGGACGGCCCTGACGGTCATGACCGGGTCAATGGCACCGAACCTGCCGCCTGGGCACATCCTGATCTATCACCCGGTCGACGCGGACACCCTCAAAGTCGGGGACGTCATCGCCTACCAGCCCGACGACAACATCACGGGTGGCATCCCGATCACGCACCGGGTCATCGACGTGAAATCAGCGGACGGCCATGCAACGGAAGTCATTGTCCAGGGTGACGCGAACCCGGCCCCTGACAAGCCGGTACGGCCGGAGCAGATCATCGGCAAGATGGACTACTACGTCCCCTTCGCCGGGGCGCTGCGGCTCCTGGCCTTCCACGCCGGGGTTGCATCACTCCCCAGCATTCTGGCCGTCGGGCTCGTCAGCTACGGGATCTTCCTGTTCGCCCGCGAACTCCTCCCCGGCCGCCGGACGGCGAAGAAGAAAGCAACTGCAGCCAGCGTCTAG
- a CDS encoding HNH endonuclease family protein, whose protein sequence is MKINRSAATKSLTIIASLFLAGSLASCDAAANAGTKVAEAIKSAAPSIAAESPAAPAANPAEAASALAQLEMIPVKGRAPKTGYSREEFGAAWADVDRNGCDTRNDILARDLEGETFKPGTHNCVVATGTLADKYTGKTINFVRGTDTSSDVQIDHIIPLSLAWQTGAQQISEEKRKQLANDPLNLMAADGPANMSKGDRDAATWLPPNKAFRCEYVARQTAVKAKYQLWVTQAEHDAIAGILATCK, encoded by the coding sequence ATGAAGATCAACCGCTCCGCCGCTACCAAGTCCCTGACAATCATCGCCAGTCTTTTCCTTGCCGGCTCCCTTGCCAGCTGTGACGCTGCCGCCAACGCCGGGACGAAGGTCGCGGAAGCAATCAAGAGCGCCGCCCCCAGCATCGCTGCGGAGAGCCCGGCCGCCCCCGCCGCCAACCCGGCAGAGGCAGCCAGCGCGCTGGCCCAGCTCGAAATGATTCCGGTCAAGGGCCGCGCCCCGAAGACCGGCTACTCCCGCGAAGAATTCGGCGCCGCTTGGGCCGACGTTGACCGCAACGGCTGCGACACCCGCAACGACATCCTCGCCCGCGACCTTGAGGGTGAGACGTTCAAGCCCGGCACCCACAACTGTGTCGTCGCCACCGGCACCCTCGCCGACAAGTACACCGGCAAGACCATCAACTTCGTCCGCGGCACCGACACCAGCTCCGACGTCCAGATCGACCACATCATCCCGCTCAGCCTCGCGTGGCAGACCGGAGCCCAGCAGATCAGCGAAGAAAAGCGCAAACAGCTCGCCAACGATCCGCTGAACCTCATGGCCGCCGATGGCCCCGCGAACATGAGCAAGGGGGATCGGGACGCCGCCACCTGGCTCCCGCCGAACAAGGCGTTCCGCTGTGAATACGTCGCGCGACAGACTGCCGTGAAGGCCAAGTACCAGCTGTGGGTCACCCAAGCCGAGCACGACGCCATTGCCGGCATCCTGGCCACCTGCAAGTAA
- a CDS encoding inositol monophosphatase family protein, with product MTYEPDLDDPADRRKLMLATADHAAASSAHHLRDLSATKAPTDRLPVSEYMGEMLRAVKNHAEGYLKHLYRAPVYVSTDRQPWLDDEPAWVINLQDGWQNLLAGFEHAAVSYTLITLRRPFISAVAPVFSERRYMAAAGLGAWQQGEREEPRKVHPSSADALGSSALSFGLPADDLSAAAFRPAARMRPKAGALLLSGCSSLDLVDVARGATQGHFEASVNPADVAAALLILNEAGGIITDWKGVDIHPRNAGTVNLAASNGWVHGEMIQTLSKLKAGAASVTV from the coding sequence ATGACCTATGAGCCCGATCTGGACGACCCGGCCGACCGGCGCAAGCTGATGTTGGCAACGGCCGACCACGCGGCAGCGTCATCCGCGCACCATCTCCGTGACTTGTCCGCCACCAAGGCACCAACCGACCGCCTGCCCGTCTCGGAGTACATGGGCGAGATGCTGCGCGCAGTGAAGAACCATGCCGAGGGATACCTGAAGCACCTCTATAGGGCACCCGTATACGTCTCAACCGACCGGCAACCCTGGTTGGACGACGAGCCGGCATGGGTCATCAACCTGCAGGACGGGTGGCAGAACCTCCTGGCCGGCTTCGAGCACGCCGCCGTCAGCTACACCCTGATCACCCTCCGCCGGCCCTTCATTAGCGCAGTCGCCCCGGTGTTCTCCGAGCGCCGGTACATGGCCGCTGCAGGCCTGGGCGCCTGGCAGCAGGGCGAGCGGGAGGAACCGAGGAAGGTTCATCCCTCGTCTGCGGACGCACTGGGTTCGTCCGCGCTCAGCTTCGGTCTTCCCGCTGATGACCTCTCCGCTGCTGCGTTCAGGCCCGCCGCCAGGATGCGGCCCAAGGCGGGGGCACTGCTACTGAGCGGATGCAGCTCGCTCGATCTGGTGGACGTCGCGCGCGGCGCCACGCAAGGCCACTTCGAAGCGAGCGTGAACCCAGCAGACGTCGCGGCAGCTTTGCTCATCCTCAACGAAGCCGGAGGCATCATCACCGACTGGAAGGGTGTCGATATTCACCCAAGGAACGCGGGCACGGTCAACCTCGCGGCCAGCAACGGCTGGGTTCACGGGGAGATGATCCAAACGCTCTCGAAGCTCAAGGCCGGGGCTGCATCTGTCACGGTCTGA
- a CDS encoding DUF559 domain-containing protein, translating into MPKIVTKPRWTPPEPSHPIGTLLPGSAETSKLEEQVRARLTAAGVQLHDERLGIQCGFDEARNRYPVLTPDFLILDAKVCIEIDPANIHADRVDQDKVRNALLAAAGWRVVRLRLGSLEAIGEWDVVSDSGTLTVAAVPALVEAIGDAVAGRPGVVRTVKGKPAAPRKKSRLGAIREDEYKFGVHTVRWTLDDGEVLDLAVVDNGRYLGRVMKSEFPRYVRPLDLRDIPKDDWRKALEPLFEGMEPSEFEPVSTFPWGDSLFIGPQAGTIYLKDKFSPFGPGEVLTTNLEGVHEYNAAAIQGADHAVLAELHAEAIALGWEIESVSLESGRNGEYQRVVLSRKGFEA; encoded by the coding sequence GTGCCTAAGATCGTCACCAAGCCGCGGTGGACGCCGCCCGAGCCTTCGCATCCAATCGGGACCCTGCTTCCGGGCAGCGCTGAGACCTCGAAGCTTGAGGAACAGGTCCGGGCCAGGCTGACGGCCGCAGGGGTACAGCTCCATGACGAGCGGCTCGGGATCCAGTGCGGGTTCGATGAGGCCCGGAACAGGTATCCCGTCCTCACCCCGGATTTCCTAATCCTGGACGCCAAGGTCTGTATCGAGATCGACCCGGCCAACATTCATGCCGACAGGGTCGACCAGGACAAGGTCCGCAACGCACTGCTCGCGGCCGCCGGCTGGCGGGTTGTGAGACTGCGGCTTGGAAGCTTGGAAGCTATCGGGGAGTGGGATGTCGTCTCGGACTCCGGCACGCTCACCGTAGCGGCCGTTCCCGCTCTGGTCGAAGCCATCGGGGACGCCGTCGCCGGCAGGCCAGGGGTGGTGCGGACCGTGAAAGGCAAGCCCGCCGCGCCCCGTAAGAAGTCTCGGCTCGGAGCGATCCGGGAAGACGAGTACAAGTTCGGCGTCCACACCGTCCGATGGACGCTTGACGACGGTGAGGTGCTGGACCTGGCAGTCGTGGACAACGGACGCTACCTGGGCCGGGTAATGAAGTCTGAGTTCCCGCGATACGTCCGGCCCCTCGACCTGCGGGACATACCCAAGGACGACTGGCGGAAAGCCCTGGAACCCCTCTTTGAGGGCATGGAACCCTCCGAGTTCGAGCCCGTGTCGACGTTCCCCTGGGGCGACTCACTGTTCATCGGGCCTCAGGCCGGAACGATCTACCTGAAGGACAAGTTCAGCCCCTTCGGACCGGGCGAGGTTCTCACAACCAACCTTGAAGGCGTCCACGAGTACAACGCCGCGGCCATCCAGGGAGCTGACCACGCTGTGCTGGCCGAGCTGCACGCCGAGGCCATCGCACTCGGCTGGGAGATCGAGAGTGTGAGCCTAGAATCCGGGCGGAACGGCGAGTATCAACGAGTAGTTCTCAGCCGCAAGGGCTTTGAGGCGTAG
- a CDS encoding ABC transporter ATP-binding protein produces the protein MIEAHGLTKRYGKRIAVDDITFTVQPGQVTGFLGPNGAGKSTTMRMILGLDRPTAGQVLVNGRPYAQHRAPLREVGALLDAKAVHPARSAAKHLSVLAATHGIRRSRVQEVMSMTGISDVARKRVKGFSLGMGQRLGIAAALLGDPKTVIFDEPVNGLDPEGVQWVRNLARHLASEGRAVFLSSHLMSEMSQTADHLIVIGRGRIIADAPVAEILAHGQDRTLVRSDRADLLQAGLAAEGISFREIEPGHLEVTGAEPRRIAWIAREQEALIYELVPVRATLEEAYMELTRDDVEYRSAVLAGAGGGTR, from the coding sequence ATGATCGAGGCTCACGGCCTGACCAAGCGGTACGGAAAACGCATCGCCGTCGACGACATCACCTTCACCGTCCAACCAGGCCAGGTCACCGGATTCCTGGGGCCCAACGGCGCCGGAAAATCCACCACCATGCGCATGATCCTGGGACTGGACCGGCCCACCGCCGGCCAGGTCCTGGTCAACGGCCGCCCCTACGCCCAGCATCGGGCGCCCCTGCGCGAAGTCGGCGCCCTGCTGGATGCGAAAGCAGTCCACCCGGCCCGCAGCGCCGCCAAGCACCTGTCCGTCCTGGCAGCCACGCATGGCATCCGCCGCAGCCGCGTGCAGGAAGTCATGTCGATGACCGGCATCTCCGATGTCGCCCGCAAACGCGTCAAGGGGTTCTCCCTGGGCATGGGCCAGCGCCTCGGTATTGCCGCGGCTCTCCTCGGCGACCCGAAGACCGTTATTTTCGACGAGCCGGTGAACGGTCTGGACCCTGAGGGCGTTCAGTGGGTCCGCAACCTGGCCCGGCACCTTGCCTCAGAAGGCCGGGCTGTCTTCCTCTCCTCGCACCTGATGAGCGAGATGTCCCAGACCGCGGACCACCTCATCGTCATCGGCCGCGGCCGGATCATCGCCGACGCACCCGTGGCCGAGATCCTCGCCCACGGCCAGGACAGGACCCTGGTCCGCAGCGACCGTGCCGACCTTCTTCAGGCTGGCCTCGCAGCCGAAGGGATCTCCTTCCGCGAGATCGAGCCCGGCCACCTGGAAGTCACCGGCGCCGAGCCGCGGCGGATCGCCTGGATTGCCCGCGAGCAGGAGGCACTGATCTACGAGCTGGTCCCGGTCCGGGCAACGCTCGAAGAGGCGTACATGGAACTGACCCGAGACGACGTTGAATACCGCTCCGCCGTACTGGCCGGGGCAGGAGGGGGAACCCGATGA
- a CDS encoding restriction endonuclease: MAKFRSSRHDHEILLADWLEAEELAAWYMREDLGMSAARVTGSGNDRGIDVVADSAVAQVKHVSVPVGAPVVQAALGAGHGNEAVLFFSLSGYTRQAEEFAARAGVCLFQYDIYGDVRARNDAARELVANRKSASSAQDTGLNQLRAKAAPALARLETVRRTADTLATSLEHAADLGNDDRTLALITGLYAQFYEKRDSRWGYPASEESIEAGWAELVLKTVRGNVRVSRAAVDAGVHELIELHDELGDLDRLRQLTAAQWLRALSDWEFRWNRARYLMTCSYFPPTENEPPLETFELEAVIDMSNGGKFNHAVASRWIDGPTRSGDPENCFAAAQIDPVGRGADYCLRLLEDFWGMDFSGAEDGKPAYPLGWSQKDVDSLRRIVD, encoded by the coding sequence ATGGCTAAGTTCCGCTCGTCCCGGCATGATCACGAGATCCTGCTTGCTGACTGGCTCGAAGCTGAGGAACTGGCTGCCTGGTACATGCGCGAGGACCTTGGCATGAGCGCGGCCAGGGTCACCGGTTCGGGCAACGACAGGGGCATCGACGTCGTTGCTGACAGCGCGGTGGCTCAGGTCAAGCACGTGAGCGTGCCGGTCGGTGCACCTGTTGTCCAGGCCGCCTTGGGCGCCGGGCACGGTAATGAAGCGGTTTTGTTCTTTTCGTTGTCTGGATACACCCGGCAGGCGGAAGAGTTCGCAGCGCGAGCCGGAGTCTGTCTTTTTCAGTACGACATCTATGGGGATGTACGTGCAAGGAATGACGCAGCGCGAGAGCTTGTCGCCAACCGTAAAAGTGCGAGTAGCGCCCAAGACACTGGATTGAATCAACTCCGAGCGAAGGCCGCTCCGGCGTTAGCGAGATTAGAGACTGTCCGGCGTACCGCCGACACTCTCGCAACCAGTCTGGAGCACGCTGCCGACTTGGGAAACGACGACAGGACCTTGGCGCTCATTACCGGTCTATATGCACAATTCTATGAAAAACGGGACAGCCGGTGGGGCTATCCTGCTTCAGAGGAATCCATCGAGGCCGGGTGGGCCGAGCTAGTTTTGAAGACTGTTCGCGGAAACGTCCGGGTGTCTAGAGCGGCCGTGGACGCAGGCGTGCATGAGCTAATTGAGCTCCACGACGAATTAGGGGATCTGGACCGGCTACGCCAGTTGACGGCCGCCCAATGGCTCCGAGCCCTATCTGACTGGGAGTTCCGGTGGAACCGCGCTCGGTATCTAATGACCTGTTCGTACTTTCCTCCCACCGAAAACGAACCGCCATTGGAAACCTTTGAACTCGAGGCCGTTATCGACATGAGTAACGGGGGAAAGTTCAATCATGCGGTGGCTTCGAGGTGGATAGATGGCCCAACAAGATCGGGCGACCCCGAGAACTGCTTCGCTGCTGCTCAGATAGACCCGGTAGGTCGTGGGGCAGATTATTGCCTCCGACTTCTCGAAGACTTCTGGGGTATGGACTTTAGCGGAGCCGAGGACGGGAAACCCGCCTATCCATTGGGATGGTCCCAGAAAGACGTAGACTCGCTGCGCCGCATAGTGGACTGA